A single genomic interval of Camelina sativa cultivar DH55 chromosome 11, Cs, whole genome shotgun sequence harbors:
- the LOC104724535 gene encoding ubiquitin-conjugating enzyme E2 8 yields the protein MASKRILKELKDLQKDPPTSCSAGPVAEDMFHWQATIMGPAESPYSGGVFLVTIHFPPDYPFKPPKVAFRTKVFHPNINSNGSICLDILKEQWSPALTISKVLLSICSLLTDPNPDDPLVPEIAHMYKTDRAKYEATARNWTQKYAMG from the exons ATGGCGTCGAAACGGATCTTGAAGGAGCTGAAGGATCTCCAGAAAGACCCTCCAACCTCCTGCAGTGCAG GTCCAGTTGCTGAAGACATGTTTCATTGGCAAGCTACAATTATGGGTCCTGCAGAGAGTCCGTATTCAGGCGGTGTGTTTCTCGTTACCATTCACTTCCCTCCGGATTATCCTTTCAAGCCACCAAAG gtTGCATTTAGGACGAAGGTGTTTCACCCAAATATCAACAGCAATGGAAGCATTTGCCTCGACATCTTGAAAGAGCAATGGAGCCCCGCTCTAACCATTTCCAAG GTGTTGCTCTCGATATGCTCGCTGTTAACGGATCCAAATCCAGATGATCCGTTGGTGCCAGAGATTGCACACATGTACAAAACCGACAGAGCCAAGTACGAGGCAACTGCAAGAAACTGGACTCAGAAGTATGCCATGGGCTAA
- the LOC104724536 gene encoding uncharacterized protein LOC104724536 isoform X2 — MDTRKVPLLCYWNGCIKDGPDGPFYEGSSPRGIRVDSKIELSQLLDDLHRVTGFEKGKFQIDLIGRFPSIVQQQMVKYVRLPIVDDCSLEMMLEVLSHHPSINNLELYLKIKPLSDEGTVPISHDQSPLENNATRKRARQEEEASVNADVNVSVRNTKLRSPPEDNHNGWIEDEESMDETEESTDEENKDDKESPQLIFSSPWLDESELHVGMIFKDKDELENAVKLYSNRMQREYSKYDYSNEDTLKYRARKYVNGFSRQLKQMEMSSR, encoded by the coding sequence ATGGATACAAGAAAGGTTCCGTTGCTCTGTTATTGGAATGGGTGTATAAAAGATGGTCCTGATGGTCCATTCTATGAAGGGTCAAGTCCAAGAGGGATCAGAGTTGACAGCAAAATCGAACTATCCCAGTTGTTGGATGATCTGCATCGAGTTACTGGTTTTGAAAAGGGAAAGTTTCAGATTGATTTGATTGGTAGGTTCCCTTCCATCGTTCAGCAACAGATGGTCAAGTATGTGCGTTTGCCCATTGTGGATGATTGTAGTTTAGAGATGATGCTAGAGGTTCTAAGTCACCATCCTTCTATCAACAATCTGGAGTTGTATTTAAAGATCAAACCGTTGTCTGATGAAGGAACTGTTCCTATATCTCATGATCAGTCGCCATTGGAAAATAATGCGACCCGAAAGCGTGCTCGGCAAGAGGAGGAGGCTAGCGTCAATGCAGATGTAAATGTGAGTGTGAGGAATACTAAACTAAGAAGTCCGCCGGAGGATAACCATAATGGGTggattgaagatgaagagagtATGGATGAGACTGAGGAGAGTACGGATGAGGAGAATAAAGATGATAAAGAAAGCCCGCAGTTGATTTTCTCTAGTCCATGGCTTGATGAAAGTGAGTTGCATGTTGGGatgatttttaaagataaagATGAGCTTGAGAATGCAGTGAAGTTGTACTCTAATAGAATGCAACGTGAGTACAGTAAATACGACTATTCCAATGAGGATACCTTAAAATACCGTGCAAGAAAGTATGTGAATGGTTTCTCACGGCAGCTAAAACAAATGGAAATGTCGTCAAGATAA
- the LOC104724536 gene encoding uncharacterized protein LOC104724536 isoform X1, with product MWIAKKKAITAILGDLDNSFSVLPKFMAALSSSNSMLLEWQYDPFPDPKDASFHSVFWVFQQSIAGFPHCRPVIIVDTINLSGKYPGKLLVAAGFDAENKIFPLSFAIITEGSLSADTWRWFFACIRKKVTQREGICLITSPDPDIVTVVKERECQWAQHRFCLRHMCLKFYEVFHNNLMTEFVYKAGSTKYVSKFVKYLKKIEKMNLEARKWLDKIPPHQLALAYDDGGMRFGIMKTNTIFGTYGFINKSLDLPIPTCILLIFDHLAEIFKSQRGRLGESPNGRDLYSKYVMDFFEEWKEASRTHDVLPLDQRGNKFQVTEVRKTRFVVHRSDRVCTCRIWQLFKSPCSHVLAVCRRLNIDHLQYSTESSLAVYAADFNPLPGVSDWPEASQVPRLFPPGSCQISAQPSKVIGGQKRSNTGKNKGPKR from the coding sequence ATGTGGATTGCTAAAAAGAAAGCAATCACTGCAATCTTGGGAGATTTGGATAACAGTTTTAGTGTATTGCCCAAATTCATGGCTGCCCTTAGCTCATCTAACAGTATGCTCTTGGAATGGCAATATGATCCTTTTCCTGATCCCAAAGATGCATCCTTTCATTCTGTGTTTTGGGTGTTTCAGCAGTCAATTGCAGGGTTTCCTCACTGCAGACCTGTGATCATAGTGGATACAATAAACTTGAGCGGTAAGTACCCTGGGAAACTGTTGGTTGCAGCGGGATTTGATGCCGAAAACAAGATTTTCCCACTTTCGTTTGCAATTATTACCGAAGGAAGTTTGTCAGCTGATACTTGGCGTTGGTTCTTTGCATGCATCAGAAAGAAAGTAACACAAAGGGAAGGCATTTGTCTAATAACGAGTCCGGATCCTGACATAGTTACAGTTGTTAAGGAGCGTGAGTGTCAGTGGGCACAACACCGGTTCTGTCTTAGGCATATGtgcttaaaattttatgaagtttttCATAACAATCTCATGACAGAGTTTGTTTACAAGGCGGGATCTACGAAGTACGTATCAAAGTTCGTGAAGTACTTGAAGAAAATCGAAAAGATGAACTTGGAGGCTCGaaaatggttagataaaatACCTCCACATCAGTTGGCTCTGGCTTACGATGATGGTGGGATGAGATTTGGAATcatgaaaacaaacacaatatttGGGACATATGGTTTCATAAACAAATCTCTTGATCTTCCTATCCCAACCTGCATCTTGCTAATTTTTGATCACCTGGCAGAGATTTTCAAATCTCAACGTGGTCGTCTTGGAGAATCACCGAATGGAAGAGACCTATACTCTAAATATGTCATGGATTTTTTTGAAGAGTGGaaggaagcttctagaacgcACGATGTATTGCCTCTAGACCAGAGGGGGAATAAGTTTCAGGTCACGGAAGTTAGAAAAACGAGATTTGTTGTTCATCGCAGTGATCGGGTTTGCACTTGTAGGATATGGCAACTTTTCAAGAGTCCATGTTCACACGTGTTAGCGGTTTGCAGGAGGCTGAACATTGATCATTTGCAGTACAGTACCGAAAGTTCTCTTGCAGTGTACGCAGCTGATTTCAATCCGCTTCCGGGTGTATCTGACTGGCCTGAAGCTTCCCAAGTTCCAAGATTGTTTCCTCCTGGAAGTTGTCAGATATCAGCTCAGCCAAGCAAGGTTATTGGAGGCCAAAAACGATCCAACACTGGCAAAAACAAAGGTCCTAAACGTTGA
- the LOC104724538 gene encoding uncharacterized protein LOC104724538, which produces MDTRKVTVFCYWNGCIKDGYDGPFYEGSSPRAIRVDSKIELSQLLDDLHRVTGFEKGKFQIDLIGRYPSIVQQQMVKYVRLPIVDDCSLMIMLEVLSHHPSINNLELYLEVKPVSGQATRKRSRQEDTFFDGSVRDNTLGIPLVHNSNGWIEDDENLDDGDCGIGGGKATAQKDSRMTKPGLMKGVCDSVSKKVIFSNSWLDERELHVGMVFRDKVELEKAVELYSNRRQREYIAYEDNIFTCKKRKVCGWVLKAAETKSHGFEITEYTDAHTCKPVDVGSDFLAGEIKGLLKAQPSLSIAELIKWVKKEFGYGVSDDSMRNAKKKAIIAILGDLDKSFSVLPKFMAALCSSNKMLLDWQYDSFSDRRDASFRSVFFTFQQSVEGIPHCRPLILVDTVDLSGKYPGKLLVAAGLDAENSLFPLAFAITTEESLSADTWRWFFACIKKKVRQREGLCLITSLSPDIAAVVKEPECQWVQHRFCLRHLCFKFYDVFNNNLMTEFVYKAGSTKYISIFDKYLKKIEEMNPEARKWLDQIPLHQWALAHDSDRLRYGIMTTNLIFTTYSFVNKSRDLPITACILLIFDHLAELFKSRHGLLEESLNSRGEVYAKHVMRKLEEYKLTSITLDVLPLDQTAERFQVTKVLQTVNKKYFVHCSDRVCTCQTWQVYKYPCSHVLAVCRRLNYDHLQYVNDFYKTESFLGVYAAEFNPLPGVSNWPEASDVPTLFPRGSGQISVFLPVASESPCGKSAKPNDADMGAIGGSETRRSGRPKKPNSRYVK; this is translated from the exons ATGGATACAAGGAAGGTTACAGTCTTCTGTTATTGGAATGGTTGCATCAAAGATGGTTACGATGGTCCATTCTATGAAGGATCAAGTCCAAGAGCAATCAGAGTTGACAGCAAAATCGAACTATCCCAGTTGTTGGATGAT CTGCATCGAGTTACTGGTTTTGAAAAGGGAAAGTTTCAGATTGATTTGATTGGTAGGTACCCTTCCATTGTTCAACAACAGATGGTCAAGTATGTGCGTTTGCCCATTGTGGATGATTGTAGTTTGATGATAATGCTGGAGGTTCTAAGTCACCATCCTTCTATCAACAATCTGGAGTTGTATCTAGAGGTCAAACCGGTTTCTGGTCAGGCGACTCGAAAGCGTTCTCGACAAGAGGATACTTTTTTTGATGGGAGTGTGAGAGATAACACATTAGGAATTCCACTGGTGCATAATAGCAACGGGtggattgaagatgatgagaatttGGATGATGGAGACTGTGGAATTGGTGGTGGTAAAGCGACTGCACAGAAGGATTCTAGGATGACAAAGCCAGGTCTAATGAAAGGGGTCTGCGATAGTGTCTCAAAGAAGGTGATTTTCTCTAATTCATGGCTTGATGAACGTGAGTTGCATGTTGGGATGGTTTTTAGAGATAAAGTTGAACTGGAGAAAGCAGTGGAGTTGTACTCTAATAGAAGACAACGTGAGTACATCGCGTACGAAGACAATATATTCACGTGCAAGAAAAGGAAAGTCTGCGGGTGGGTTCTCAAGGCAGCTGAAACGAAGAGCCATGGCTTTGAGATAACAGAATATACAGATGCACATACTTGTAAGCCAGTAGATGTGGGCTCAGATTTTCTTGCAGGTGAAATCAAAGGTCTACTAAAAGCTCAGCCCTCGCTCTCAATTGCAGAGCTGATTAAGTGGGTGAAAAAAGAATTTGGCTACGGAGTTTCGGATGATAGTATGCGGAATGCTAAAAAGAAAGCGATCATTGCAATCTTGGGAGATTTGGACAAGAGTTTTAGCGTGTTGCCAAAGTTCATGGCAGCTCTCTGCTCATCTAATAAGATGCTTTTAGATTGGCAATATGATAGTTTCTCTGATCGCAGAGATGCATCCTTTCGTTCTGTGTTTTTTACGTTTCAGCAGTCAGTTGAAGGGATTCCTCACTGCAGACCTCTCATTTTAGTGGATACGGTGGACTTGAGTGGCAAATACCCTGGGAAATTGTTGGTTGCAGCTGGGTTAGATGCTGAAAACAGTCTTTTCCCACTTGCGTTTGCGATTACTACCGAAGAAAGTTTGTCAGCTGATACTTGGCGTTGGTTCTTTGCGTGCATCAAAAAGAAAGTAAGGCAAAGGGAAGGCCTTTGTCTGATAACAAGTCTGAGTCCTGACATCGCTGCAGTTGTTAAGGAACCTGAGTGTCAGTGGGTGCAACACCGGTTCTGTCTTAGGCATCTGTGCTTCAAgttttatgatgttttcaatAACAATCTCATGACAGAGTTTGTATACAAGGCTGGATCCACGAAATACATATCAATCTTTGACAAGTACTTGAAGAAAATCGAAGAGATGAATCCGGAGGCTCGGAAATGGTTAGACCAGATACCTCTGCACCAATGGGCTTTGGCTCACGATAGTGACAGGCTGAGATACGGGATCATGACTACAAACTTAATCTTTACAACTTACAGTTTTGTAAACAAGTCCCGTGATCTTCCAATCACAGCCTGCATCTTGCTAATCTTTGATCACCTGGCAGAGCTTTTCAAATCGCGACATGGTCTTCTCGAGGAGTCTCTAAATAGCAGAGGAGAGGTGTATGCTAAACATGTCATGAGAAAGCTAGAAGAGTACAAGTTAACCTCTATAACACTCGACGTATTGCCTTTAGACCAGACTGCTGAGAGGTTTCAGGTCACAAAAGTGCTGCAAACTGTAaacaagaaatattttgttcACTGCAGCGATCGAGTTTGCACGTGTCAGACATGGCAAGTTTACAAGTATCCGTGTTCGCATGTGTTAGCTGTTTGCAGGAGGCTGAACTATGACCATTTGCAGTATGTAAATGACTTCTACAAGACAGAGAGTTTTCTTGGAGTTTATGCTGCTGAGTTTAATCCACTTCCAGGAGTCTCCAACTGGCCAGAAGCTTCCGATGTTCCAACACTGTTTCCTCGTGGAAGTGGTCAGATATCAGTTTTCCTGCCAGTGGCTAGCGAGTCACCCTGCGGGAAGTCAGCTAAGCCAAATGATGCGGACATGGGAGCGATAGGAGGAAGCGAAACGAGACGATCAGGGCGACCAAAGAAGCCGAACAGCAGATATGTCAAATAA